A portion of the Sus scrofa isolate TJ Tabasco breed Duroc chromosome 5, Sscrofa11.1, whole genome shotgun sequence genome contains these proteins:
- the POLR3H gene encoding DNA-directed RNA polymerase III subunit RPC8 isoform X2 translates to MVVYNVGLCICLFDITKLEDAYVFPGDGASHTKVHFRYVVFHPFLDEILIGKIKGCSPEGVHVSLGFFDDILIPPESLQQPAKFDEAEQVWVWEYETEEGAHDLYMDTGEELRFRVVDESFVDTSPTGPSSAEAASSSEELPRKEAPYTLVGSICEPGLGLLSWWTSS, encoded by the exons ATG GTTGTATACAACGTGGGACTCTGCATCTGTCTGTTTGACATCACCAAGCTGGAGGATGCCTACGTGTTCCCTGGGGACGGCGCGTCACACACCAAAG TTCACTTTCGCTACGTGGTGTTTCACCCGTTCCTGGACGAGATCCTGATTGGGAAGATCAAGGGCTGCAGCCCGGAGGGCGTGCACG TCTCTCTAGGGTTCTTTGATGACATTCTCATCCCTCCGGAGTCGCTGCAGCAGCCGGCCAAGTT CGACGAAGCAGAGCAGGTGTGGGTGTGGGAGTACGAGACGGAGGAGGGGGCGCACGACCTGTACATGGACACTGGCGAGGAGCTCCGCTTCCGGGTGGTGGACGAGAGCTTCGTGGACACGTCCCCCACGGGGCCCAGCTCGGCCGAGGCCGCCTCGTCCAGCGAGGAGCTGCCAAGGAAGGAGGCTCCATACACGCTTGTG GGATCCATTTGTGAGCCGGGCCTCGGCCTTCTCTCCTGGTGGACTAGCAGCTAG
- the ACO2 gene encoding aconitate hydratase, mitochondrial precursor (The RefSeq protein has 2 substitutions, 1 frameshift compared to this genomic sequence): MAPYSLLVTRLQKALGVRQYHVASVLCQRAKVAMSHFEPHEYIRYDLLEKNIDIVRKRLNRPLTLSEKIVYGHLDDPANQEIERGKTYLRLRPDRVAMQDATAQMAMLQFISSGLPKVAVPSTIHCDHLIEAQLGGEKDLRRAKDINQEVYNFLATAGAKYGVGFWRPGSGIIHQIILENYAYPGVLLIGTDSHTPNGGGLGGICIGVGGADAVDVMAGIPWELKCPKVIGVKLTGSLSGWTSPKDVILKVAGILTVKGGTGAIVEYHGPGVDSISCTGMATICNMGAEIGATTSVFPYNHRMKKYLSKTGRADIANLADEFKDHLVPDPGCHYDQVIEINLSELKPHINGPFTPDLAHPVAEVGSVAEKEGWPLDIRVGLIGSCTNSSYEDMGRSAAVAKQALAHGLKCKSQFTITPGSEQIRATIERDGYAQVLRDVGGIVLANACGPCIGQWDRKDIKKGEKNTIVTSYNRNFTGRNDANPETHAFVTSPEIVTALAIAGTLKFNPETDFLTGKDGKKFKLEAPDADELPRAEFDPGQDTYQHPPKDSSGQRVDVSPTSQRLQLLEPFDKWDGKDLEDLQILIKVKGKCTTDHISAAGPWLKFRGHLDNISNNLLIGAINIENRKANSVRNAVTQEFGPVPDTARYYKQHGIRWVVIGDENYGEGSSREHRALEPRHLGGRAIITKSFARIHETNLKKQGLLPLTFADPADYNKIHPVDKLTIQGLKDFAPGKPLKCIIKHPNGTQETILLNHTFNETQIEWFRAGSALNRMKELQQK, encoded by the exons AAAGCCCTGGGTGTGCGGCAGTACCATGTGGCCTCAGTCCTGTGCCAGCGGGCCAAGGTGGCCATGAGCCACTTCGAGCCCCATGAGTACATCCGCTATGACCTGCTCGAGAAGAACATCGACATCGTTCGCAAGCG acTGAACCGGCCTCTGACCCTCTCAGAGAAGATTGTGTATGGACACCTGGATGACCCGGCCAACCAGGAGATCGAGCGGGGCAAGACATACCTCCGTCTGCGGCCCGACCGCGTGGCCATGCAGGATGCCACGGCCCAGATGGCCATGCTGCAGTTCATCAGCAGTGGACTGCCCAAGGTGGCCGTGCCCTCCACCATCCACTGTGACCATCTGATCGAGGCCCAGCTCGGGGGCGAGAAAGACCTGCGTCGGGCCAAG GACATAAACCAGGAAGTGTATAACTTCCTGGCAACTGCAGGTGCCAAGTACGGCGTGGGCTTCTGGAGGCCTGGCTCCGGAATCATTCACCAG atcattCTGGAAAACTACGCGTACCCTGGGGTTCTTCTGATCGGCACTGATTCCCACACCCCCAATGGCGGTGGCCTGGGGGGCATCTGCATTGGAGTCGGGGGTGCTGATGCCGTGGATGTCATGGCCGGGATCCCCTGGGAGCTGAAGTGCCCCAAG GTGATTGGTGTGAAGCTGACGGGCTCGCTCTCTGGCTGGACCTCACCCAAAGATGTGATCCTGAAGGTGGCGGGCATCCTCACCGTGAAAGGTGGCACGGGTGCCATCGTGGAGTACCATGGGCCTGGCGTGGACTCCATCTCCTGCACTG GCATGGCGACAATCTGCAACATGGGCGCAGAGATCGGGGCCACCACCTCCGTGTTTCCTTACAACCACAGGATGAAGAAGTACCTGAGCAAGACAGGCCGGGCAG ATATTGCCAACCTCGCTGACGAATTCAAGGACCACTTGGTACCTGACCCTGGCTGCCATTATGACCAAGTGATTGAAATTAACCTCAGCGAG CTGAAGCCACACATCAACGGGCCCTTCACCCCTGACCTGGCTCACCCCGTGGCGGAAGTGGGCAGCGTGGCAGAGAAGGAGGGGTGGCCGCTGGACATCCGAGTAG GTCTGATCGGCAGCTGTACCAACTCCAGCTATGAGGACATGGGGCGCTCAGCAGCCGTGGCCAAGCAGGCACTGGCTCACGGACTCAAGTGCAAGTCCCAGTTTACCATCACACCGGGCTCtgagcagatccgagccaccatTGAGCGGGATGGTTAC GCACAGGTCCTGAGGGATGTGGGCGGCATCGTCCTGGCCAATGCCTGCGGCCCCTGCATTGGCCAGTGGGACAG AAAGGACATCAAGAAGGGGGAGAAGAACACAATTGTCACCTCCTACAACCGCAACTTCACAGGCCGCAACGACGCCAACCCCGAGACCCATGCCTTCGTCACGTCCCCGGAG ATTGTCACCGCCCTGGCCATCGCTGGCACCCTCAAGTTCAACCCAGAGACTGACTTCCTGACAGGCAAGGATGGCAAGAAGTTCAAGCTGGAGGCTCCGGACGCAGACGAGCTTCCCCGAGCG GAGTTCGACCCTGGACAGGACACGTACCAGCACCCC AAGGACAGCAGCGGGCAGCGGGTGGACGTGAGCCCCACCAGCCAGCGCCTGCAGCTCCTGGAGCCTTTCGACAAGTGGGACGGCAAAGACCTGGAGGACCTGCAGATTCTCATCAAG GTCAAAGGCAAGTGTACCACTGACCACATCTCGGCTGCTGGCCCCTGGCTCAAGTTCCGTGGGCACCTGGACAACATCTCCAATAACTTGCTCATCGGTGCCATCAACATTGAAAACGGCAAGGCCAACTCCGTGCGCAATGCTGTCACCCAGGAGTTTGGTCCTGTCCCTGACACTGCCCGCTACTACAAG caacacggcatccggTGGGTGGTGATCGGAGATGAGAACTACGGCGAGGGCTCGAGCCGGGAGCATGCGGCCCTGGAGCCGCGCCACCTCGGGGGCCGGGCCATCATCACCAAGAGCTTCGCCAGGATCCACG AAACCAACCTGAAGAAGCAGGGCCTGCTGCCCCTGACCTTCGCCGACCCAGCGGACTACAACAAGATCCACCCCGTGGACAAGCTGACCATCCAGGGCCTGAAGGACTTTGCCCCTGGCAAG CCCCTGAAGTGCATCATCAAGCACCCCAACGGGACCCAGGAGACCATCCTGCTGAACCACACTTTCAACGAGACCCAGATCGAGTGGTTCCGCGCCGGCAGTGCCCTCAACAGAATGAAGGAGCTGCAGCAGAAATAA
- the POLR3H gene encoding DNA-directed RNA polymerase III subunit RPC8 isoform X1: MFVLVEMVDTVRIPPWQFERKLNDSIAEELNKKLANKVVYNVGLCICLFDITKLEDAYVFPGDGASHTKVHFRYVVFHPFLDEILIGKIKGCSPEGVHVSLGFFDDILIPPESLQQPAKFDEAEQVWVWEYETEEGAHDLYMDTGEELRFRVVDESFVDTSPTGPSSAEAASSSEELPRKEAPYTLVGSICEPGLGLLSWWTSS, encoded by the exons ATGTTTGTCCTGGTGGAGATGGTTGACACCGTGCGGATACCCCCGTGGCAGTTTGAGAGGAAGCTCAACGACTCTATTGCCGAGGAGCTGAACAAGAAATTGGCCAACAAG GTTGTATACAACGTGGGACTCTGCATCTGTCTGTTTGACATCACCAAGCTGGAGGATGCCTACGTGTTCCCTGGGGACGGCGCGTCACACACCAAAG TTCACTTTCGCTACGTGGTGTTTCACCCGTTCCTGGACGAGATCCTGATTGGGAAGATCAAGGGCTGCAGCCCGGAGGGCGTGCACG TCTCTCTAGGGTTCTTTGATGACATTCTCATCCCTCCGGAGTCGCTGCAGCAGCCGGCCAAGTT CGACGAAGCAGAGCAGGTGTGGGTGTGGGAGTACGAGACGGAGGAGGGGGCGCACGACCTGTACATGGACACTGGCGAGGAGCTCCGCTTCCGGGTGGTGGACGAGAGCTTCGTGGACACGTCCCCCACGGGGCCCAGCTCGGCCGAGGCCGCCTCGTCCAGCGAGGAGCTGCCAAGGAAGGAGGCTCCATACACGCTTGTG GGATCCATTTGTGAGCCGGGCCTCGGCCTTCTCTCCTGGTGGACTAGCAGCTAG